A single Phragmites australis chromosome 4, lpPhrAust1.1, whole genome shotgun sequence DNA region contains:
- the LOC133915925 gene encoding uncharacterized protein LOC133915925, whose amino-acid sequence MATHRLSSCWLLLAMLLGAVAAATAFDQAAAGVGLGHGARFMRKHGHAALENPQPEPQSKPQPMLELESKPQPLPHPEPQPKPEIEPKPMPHPEPKPEPEPKPTPYPEPKPEPKPEPKPHPEPKPKPHPEPLPKPEPKPEPMPHPEPKPEPKPKPQPEPKPEPKPEPEPKPEPKPEPKPEPKPEPEPKPEPKPQPKPMPQPEPKPEPKPKPEPKPEPKPKPEPKPKPEPKPEPKPEPKPQPEPKPEPKPEPKPEPKPEPKPEPKPQPKPEPQPKPEPPPKSKPPHIPPAADN is encoded by the coding sequence ATGGCGACACATCGCCTCTCCTCCTGCTGGCTTCTCCTCGCCATGCTGCTTGGGGCagtggccgccgccaccgccttcgACCAAGCGGCCGCCGGCGTTGGCCTTGGTCACGGCGCGCGTTTCATGCGCAAGCATGGACATGCTGCCCTCGAGAACCCGCAACCAGAGCCTCAATCCAAGCCCCAGCCTATGCTAGAACTGGAATCTAAACCACAGCCATTACCACATCCAGAGCCTCAACCCAAACCAGAGATTGAACCAAAGCCAATGCCACATCCAGAACCTAAACCAGAGCCTGAACCAAAGCCAACGCCATATCCAGAGCCTAAACCTGAGCCCAAACCAGAACCGAAACCTCACCCTGAACCAAAACCTAAGCCCCACCCTGAGCCTCTACCCAAACCAGAGCCAAAGCCTGAGCCTATGCCGCATCCAGAGCCCAAACCTGAGCCAAAGCCAAAGCCTCAGCCTGAACCCAAACCAGAGCCAAAGCCCGAACCGGAACCTAAGCCAGAGCCAAAACCTGAACCCAAACCAGAGCCAAAGCCCGAACCAGAACCTAAGCCAGAGCCAAAGCCTCAGCCTAAACCAATGCCTCAGCCTGAACCCAAACCAGAGCCAAAGCCCAAACCAGAACCTAAGCCGGAGCCTAAACCTAAACCTGAACCAAAGCCCAAACCAGAACCTAAGCCAGAGCCTAAACCTGAACCAAAGCCACAACCAGAGCCAAAACCAGAGCCTAAACCTGAACCAAAACCAGAACCTAAACCCGAACCAAAACCGGAGCCTAAACCGCAACCGAAGCCTGAACCGCAACCGAAGCCAGAGCCACCGCCCAAGAGCAAACCGCCGCACATCCCACCGGCAGCTGACAACTGA